The Vespa velutina chromosome 19, iVesVel2.1, whole genome shotgun sequence region tatttattcgttcgaagttctaaagtaaatttatatttcccgcgaaataaaaaacaaaaaagaaaacaccgAGGAAATCAAATTAACAACTTAATAGAACtcgaattattaatcgattttaaataaaataaaatcgaacaatatatataaatatatatatatatatattaaatgggTAGAAGTCTCCTTTTCGTTCGTCAGCAGTAACAGCAGACAGGTATATAACACATTCGTTTCGCCGTTCGCAATATATAACCTTGTGCACAGGAAACGAACGCCATATTCGTCATAGCGTCACAGCTCGGGAATAGCTTTACTACCGTCTGTACGGAGACCGCCGCAAGACTGCTtctgtctttatctttctttataccctttcttccttccttccttccttcctttttcccttccttctttttttttttctcttgcacgATTCAAAATCGAATTGTTTCTATATTGTacgattttgaaaatttacttttaaaatttactataaaatttacttataAAATTTACTGTAGTAAAATTTACTACAAGacttcatatacatatatatatatatatatacgtgcatacaAAGTTTGTTTCGtcacattgaaataaatttcagaaaaatttttgttggTAGGCCATGACTCATGTAATTAGATCTAACAACTACTACTGTACAAATTTCaggtttataataatatatctaactaataataaagctggatttaaatatatataataatttgtcgtATTTGTCTGAGCCCTTTTTTACCggctaaataaaaaaaaaaagaaagaaagaaagaaagaaagaagaaaaaaagcactTCGTCCTAAATTCACCAACGATTCATGCCACCATAATCTCGTCTGTAAATTTCTCgacgttcgatcgatctcCGGGTGATCGATAAACGGTCAAAGATCTGGAGTATGGATCGAAAGCGGGTTACTACCAGCTTTCACTCTTTTCCTCGACCAATTGCAATCGCAAAAACGTAATACGTACGTGtacgattaatttttcatcgtcatcaagtacgaaataaaaattaaggggaacaaaaaaaaaaaaaaaaaaacattaggGATAGTTCGCAATGtaccaataataaatatcagtAAAGGGACGAAATATCACTTACGAGAATTCACGATTTTCTTaacaaacgaacgagagaTTCTTGCTTCGTGCCACCGTAACATTATACAAAATGCCGGCTTCTATTCACCCTTTAACGCGATAGCTTTGCTTACTTAACCTATCAGCAGTAAATACGTAACGGAAAGCAGTAAATTTGTTGTACATGGAtgacgaaatatttctttaaagataTCCTTTGAAAATCAACATAAATTTCCAACATAATAACATGATcagaacaacaataataatattaataataatgaagatgaaACTAACCTGTCGCGAGTCGTAAGCGTCGGAGAAATGTTCTGCATCTCCCCCGGCGAGTTGATACTGTTGTTgctgatgttgttgttgttgttgttgttgttgttgcagATGATGCTCGCCAGCGGGTCCTTTACGTCGATCGTCACCCGCGTTGCGATCCATGTCGTCGAAACCATGGACGACCCTGTCGGCCAGGCCGTTGCAGGTCGTCGAAtccttccctcctcctcctcctcctcctcctcctcttcttcctcctcctcctcctcctcctcttcttcctctttcttcacCCTCGTCCTCGACACCACTTCCGCTGCTTTGCTTTTGACGAAGAGGCGCGAGATCGCCCACAACATTCAACGTTCCTACTGTCTGATATTAATACCGCACTGCATCcaagtgatttttttttttcctcgaaagGACAACGATAAACCGTTTCCACTGTTCCTTGTCCTCGTCATAACACACCcgacgatatatatttttttttttttttttttattagatcagaaagagacagacagatagatagacagacagacggatagacagatagattcTCAGATGGGGAGGAGAGAATACTTTCCCTTAttttgtctcttcttttttttctattattatctcGTAATCATCGACGTTCCTATCTTTAAGGTCtgataatgaaaaagtgaaagaagatttttttttttaatattaattttctaattctctttttattacgttttttttttttttttatttcttacgaaCGAaagagtatgtgtgtgtgtgtgtatgagggaaagagatagagagtgaatgggagagagagagagagagagagagagagaaaaaagatatcgaaaGAGGAGCGGAGATTCGCGAGGATCACCGCTATTTTCGTCGGCGACGTGCTTCTCCCTCCATCTCTTTCATACACACACCAatactactctctctctctctctctctctttctttctatctggTTGCCTTCACTTCACGCACCTCTATTCCTCTATCGATTTTGCGCGGTGTGCGCGCCAAGGAGAAACGTTAAAACGGCCGCGGATACGATCTTTCTAACGAAATTATTGTAcgaagtagtagtagcagtagcacCAGTCAAAGCAGCAATAGTAATACGCACCTGGACTAACGAATACgtacgacagagagagagagagagagagagagagagagagagagagagagagagagagagagagagagagagagaaacagactaCATGTTGGATTGTTCCAAAAGTTCACTGTGATTTTCGACAGATGTCAGGATTATTATGTCTtttgtaagagagagaaaagaaaagaacagaaaagaaataataattaacatatttttattttgagcTCGAAATTattgtgttaaaaaaaaataaataaataaataaataaagaaagaaaaagcacgtaagaatttatttctctttcaatgaACTTTACTtaagagtaataaaaaaaatttttgaaaaacttaacaaacatatatatgacTAAAGTGGTTGAATCGCATGTTTCTCATTGGCgggcgagagagaaagagcgcgCAAAGCGTGCAaacgacagaaagagaaaaagagagagagagagagagagagagagagcgaaagaaaaagagggggaaGGGTGAGCGCgtaaagaaagtaaatttgaaaaaaaaaaaaagaaaagaaaaaaaaacgcagatattgcaaatgaaaaataggAAGAGTCGATCGTATATATTAAGTCAATCTCTTTCTCAGCTTGAGTTGGCACGCGCGAGGAGGGGCGTAACTCGCACGGTCGCGTTCGAAGcttatagagaaagagaaagagagacagagacagagagagagagagagacagaaagagagaaagagagagagaatataatacGTGAGAGATGGGGGCGTTTTCTCCCTTCAACTCGCAcgatcttatctctctctctctctctctctctctcttttactctctcgcTCGTTAGCTCGCTCGTTTACCGGCTGTGGTCTTTTTTCGATTGGCCAACgttttaatacgataaaacTTCTTCGATTGATCTTCCTCTGTTACAGGAAAAGGTTATGTATCCATATATGTCGTCGTTAATAAAAGCACAGATTTTTCGTTGATAATCACCAAGCACCcccgaaagaaaaagagagagaaagagaaagagagagagagagagagagagagaatgagagaaccgtgtcgttccttctttctcctttctttctctccctctccttcgttcacaatgaaattatgtataatacgtTATTCACGCACCTCCAATGATAATTAATCTCACCCACGATTTTCTAACTtaacgaaattttaataatcgcgTATAACGACGGGTGTTGTCAGCCCGATAAATTGTCCTCGTCGTGTACGAGCTTCAAGAGGACGGCACGTTCCTCGTCGGCCATCGTGAAAACCACCGTCGTTGTAGTCTACAGTGGCGCCACCTACTACTCTCCTTATCGATGTGTCGATACCATCGATGTTTCGAGAATCGAGAGACGattgttttataaaagagaattatcTTCTAATGGTATTCGAATTCTTTTACGATcgcttttcaaaaaaattaatataaaaatattatattaataaatttacgttttatatatatatatgtatatatatatatatatatatgtatatactagctttcatttttttattagtacgtgtatataaaattattaatattctttcttcgaatatGTAGTACCATTTTCAAGgctgtatttaattttacgtaaaaaaatctttctagtcgaataataacatttttaacaatctcttctaatcatttatattacctatgatatgtatatttaaaatctggacatatttacattataataattcatacttgaatttatataaaattttaccaaaaatatctttcatgacataattataaatataatataatcgtgaatatatatatatatatatatatatatatatatatacatatatatatttatttatatactatatatagattttatatacaattagtTTAGatagttaattatttaatagattaaTCAGACTTATTCTCGATAGGACTTATAAGACGTATTAGATATTCCAATATTTTAACTAcatcttgttcttgttctacGTTATTTGttgttaataatgttaatctACCTAATGCCTCTTGAATACTCTGAGGAAATCCTGCAGTACGTGCAATTAATTTCCCTTTCtgattattacatattaatgaCCATAACATTGATCCTGCTATTCTGATTTCGCATAAAGATCCATTTTTAAAAACATCATGAAGAAGATTGATGACATCcactatagaaaaatatattaaataacatattaataacattttcaacttttatatataacattttacaaACCTGAGCTAAGAATTCTTGGTCTATTTGCCATATTAAATGCTAAATTACGCAAAATGGAAATGGCAAGAATTTTTGTTGGCGAAGATGAACATTTTGCTAAATGTATTAGAGAATCTAAACCATCTACGGCctaaaacatataaattaaaaaataaatatactatatgATGATACAGAATTTttgcattgaaaaattaaatattattaaatataatatttaatatttaatttctttttttttttttaatattatattttttgtttaatattatcattttttttttataatgtaattataattttgtaatattaaaatatttcatttttaatattataatttttttatttaatattataacatatatatatatatatattataatattattattaaatatatatatatatttaatttttataagaaatatatatatatatatatttttttttaccttagGCACGCAAATTTGTCCTTCTTCGTAATATGTAAAATCAATTAGAAATTCTAAACAATAGAGTTCTACCAGTGGCCATGGTTTTACTCTCTTTGTAGTAATAGGATGtatctttgtaaaaaattgtaacaaattgctctggaaaaaattaatttaattaaaaaattatattgatattgtaagaatatatatttacttttgaaaTTGAGACTCTGCATTCATGTACATGTACGGCATTTCGTAAAACATGAAAAGCAAAATgcaatttgttattatcaaaaagGTGTCCTGCTTTATCGATCTCTTTacatattaattgtataatgaTATGTATTATAGCAATTGTATTAGGTGTTTTTCTCAATCCTGTTCCTGGTAATACCGTAGTTAATGTTAAAGATTGTGCtgctgtaaaaaaaaaaaaaaaagaattattaacaaaaaaaaatacttgtgtatatttgttttttaactattacataaataaataaatgtaattttaatctatatattataccaGCTGAGCACTTTGTCGTAAATGTtgctaataattttaatgcacaagatgaaatatttttattcaaagcTATCCAAGCCCATAATTTGTGCAATACATCAGCCAAGCCATCTTTAGTAAGTGTTTCTTTAACTTGTAAATTTTCATgcataaaattcattaataatatgaaaatattgtttatatcacTAAATAGAGgattaatctaaaaaaaaaagaaaataaataaataaataaataaataagagagattAGATTCTTTAATTATACAGATATTGtaagagaatataaaatatgtacctTTTTCTCACGATCaacttgatttttataaagttcAAATGGTTGTagatttaatttaacataCAATTCTTTAAGTATCATCAATGCTGTTTCAGATAAATTCTCTTTCAATGCAATTTTTTTAGCTTCCATAGAAACACATAATAAATTAGCTAGAGCACTAACAATAAGATCTCTATTCTCTATATGTTTACGACTTTTTTTTGATCTTGTATAATTATGAGCAATAAAAAGAGGTAATAAAACTTTACATAATTCACCACCTATTGTATACTGTTGCTCATctgatttcattttaatattatcagaaTTAACGGTATAATCATCAATTTCATCATTTCGATTTGCTTTTTTAGAATGCAAATTTACACTCCTTATAgaaagtttattaatattagttatAACTTCTTGTAAATTGTtactttgattatttattggaatgtatataatactatcTAAAATTGtctttatcgaaatattattttttcctaatgtttctttttgaatttcttgagtaagaagaaaagtaagacATGCAATAGCATTCATTCGTAATTCTGTATCAGTATCTTTAATTGCAGTGCAAATAGAAGTCAATGCTTTATCTGGACCATATAATTCTAAAGCTGTTTGAATAGATTCAAAGTGTTGATCATctgttaatgataatatagataaaaaattataaatctctgcttttaatttattatacagagAAATTAGATGTGACATATGAATACCTatagaaatacataaaaataaaaaagaaaaattaacaatgattattcaataagtaaatattatgtCAAAAAGGTTGAACAAATTACTCACTGTACAAATCAAAATGAAgaagattaaataaagaataaatacagTCAGGTGTAAAACTTGCAACTGCAGCAAATTCATTACTATGTATGACACAATTTGATAAGACAACGCAAATGCTGATATACATTTCTAACATATCACAATAATGTATAAGATCTTTTTTAGTATCAATATTCTTTGGAATTTCTTTTAAGCATCtgtaaaattcaatattaatatattttacataaattatgttatttttaattaaaagcttAAGcggatttatatacatatatatacatacatatatatatatatatatgtgtatatatataaatacctaataagatatttatcgaGTGATTGTTCATAAACGTGACGTACTACTTCCTGTTGTCCAAtaagtattaaattatttaaaagagtaCACGTTGCTGTTACTAAAGAAGGAGTTGCAacggataataaataatgatccaTATCCATACTTTCAGAATCTACTCCTGAaactataacaaaaaataataaatgatctgtaataaaaaaatataatgaaattaataaaaagaaaaaaagtatttacaaGGTAGTAATTCATCGTGACAATTGTATAAGTATGATACAGTCCGTGGTACTAATGATACACATCCTGATGTCGCAGCTTGTACGGATGGTACTTTATCATCTTTTTGTTGTTCATTGTTTAACAAATCAGAATCTAATGTTGGTAACACATAAAtgttagaatataatatactcatttcataataaaagttCACTTGTTCcgtgtatataagtataatatttgttttcaatgagtcaatctattaaaaaaaaaagaaaatgtaattaattaataatgcaagcttaataaattatttatattacatgatATCTTACATGTTGAAAAGACATAGAGttgcaatttttaattaagttaCTAAATGCAATACACGCTTGTTCTCGAACAATACAAGATTCTTCTCCGATTATAATGTATTGCAATAACATGTAACATAATTCATTCGGTGCTACGGCAATTGCATTTGATAACTGTGACGCTGAATGCATTTCGTTTAATAATCCTGACAATAGCTGCAAAGCTGATGCACGCACCAAAGGATCTCTATTTTGCCAAAGCATTGGTAACCAACTTAAAGATCTGCTATCTTCGTACCAAAATGATATCCACGtctagaaaaattatatgacattagtttaatattaataattataaatattttcatggtATGATTTAAttgtctataaatattttttacatttttattaaaattttcgtgCATTTGATACAGCAAATGATTAAGACATATTATAGAATTCCTAGTTATAGATAAACCCATAAAACTAACTGTACCAGCACCATGAAAAGATATAATCATTTCAATAAGTGTATTTCCTAATGAtgctaataaatttttatgattgcTCCAATCGCATTGGCTGATTAAATATGTCAAACATGTCAACAACCAATCCAGATAtgctagaaagagaaaaaaaaatatatatatatatgtataaaataaaaaataattaaaaagatctgAAGCAAacataaaattctatattctTACCAAGGTTGTAAAAATGTTGTTGATTTCCAAAACATAAAGTAGAAACAACtaattcgataaaatgtaTCCATGTATGTTTCTGATTAATGtctgatttttcatttctttcaatagCTGCACAAGTACGTGCTAATTTCAAAATTGATTGATGTACATCTTGATTATCCACTTCTAAGTTTTGAAATAAATCTGCCCATGATTTTgtcatatttttcatcatcTTACTTATCCATGAACTTTTACCTATAaaacaaatgtatattttaaaaatgaaattattttatcatttactttATATCATTACCTTTTGCTATACtgatatataattgtaaaaaattgataatattaacaaataaatcacAGTCCTCTTTACTCGACGGATGGGacgataaaaatctttcgaacGTTTGTTCCCACGgtaaagaattaatatctttaatttcttcatattgcaacatattataaaattttatgtacctaataaatattattatatattattgaactCGCATGTACACTGggatatataacatatttttttttcttttctttttttcttttttttttttgttttaattataagaTCTTACATTATCAGATAATCGAGAGCATTTAATACACCATCGTGTGTCGTAGAATTTTGTACATTATACAACTGTTtttgacaataaaaatatgaacagctgtattgaaaaataaagaattcatGTTCTTGTATCCTTAATTTTTCTGGTAATTCAGAATCATTAACTTCGTCATAATTTTTCCATAACATCTTCCATCCACCATTCCATTCCCATGCCCAATATTGTCTTACAAATGTCAATATTGTTTGATTGCTTCCATGGagaactataatatatatatatatatgttaaaattagtattaattattataataatatattacatacaattaatatatagaacTATACCTGATATTTCTGATCGTCTATGTACACTGGTTTTCCAATGAGATTTACAAATTAAtggtaatttcattttaattacaataatgtgAGGCAAAGATACAGTTAATTGAATATTACTTTCTGTTtgtctttcattcattctgataatataatcattatataaaagtaagcataaaatatatgaaccATCAGCCTTGACACATTCATTATttggaaacaaaaatatacctaaaaatatatatttaaagaaatttataaaaaaaaaaaaaaaaaaaaaaacaagaaaaaaaaaaaagaaaaaaataattagataattaacAATATGGATAAATCGTATACATACtgcgaataatatttatgaaaatatcaatattagtGGATAATTCATGTCTCACTGATGATTCACTggcaataattaa contains the following coding sequences:
- the LOC124955800 gene encoding rotatin isoform X1, yielding MSSLNTITFAHVKKLGHSIDEIRGRALENIISKLDLGFGCDSDVVKKELIVKLFHWFTFDNIPHPREALDLLYRLIKGGNNNYLNAFGRSRFQNELHQLKIKLDTSWHDKVDQIEQVILNPDKEESSNDIKRNIKTLLDPSRISFKQSEYMKRIHNYDNYGSKDFNADTINASNDACAFVSPLDNTLPVDLTVQHSDGTLVSKTVEGGIKWLVMPWQPLVTSDKGVLAAVEEALNNTADTNLILHTCQFITNVMLQDFPAEVFLQRPAIVSVLHALLDTSINIIEPDIKYIIPAVLKALHKLTRCLRFRIYYYYDPCVANKKQKLLAEKLDNNSYHLSEARDSPDGGIPEANYQAYQSAATSDRSQSIMDYVDESVLRLQQMLIPSYCIETLKHVISQLNIPNDSTFPLKNTKYIVDLIHELAQLLLITVMPNIWICNDNMARKISDELKMLLTLLGDSLEYFANYGSIDYHRITYLHLLCITVNLLSNIVPFEVANIILPKSIKNSMSIALMDAPIYLMYPKLHTALQVYIQHLEDSNELAIIKIFDESRIIIKSMQAAICSIKESSRGSHSDILKILYASKLSLPYHKNMCIVKKAIKFLQNINRYSLSKEDHVICRKLILNLLANGDTDIQELAYKECHCLVKSILGIEYNKEKLTWENLIFLLEPNVLTEIICYGLPNENKKIREMSEEMIIYILKGKVQADETGWLKILETIIPVLPLLQCYAYSSTVIGRCITKMLDPDIFNSIHLPYLEVLKGNLRLLYSAECDVREEASCRLIWLLGKEKDSIKKLPRLSSLHGLPLSSLCIFERPSVFKRLEGNYQRSSLLSVLEMLRDSEVDPKMRKSALVQINVMLTDTSLHKLFLNENGLFLILQTFNSALIENDYKNYPDSVIPILAILKLIIASESSVRHELSTNIDIFINIIRSIFLFPNNECVKADGSYILCLLLYNDYIIRMNERQTESNIQLTVSLPHIIVIKMKLPLICKSHWKTSVHRRSEISVLHGSNQTILTFVRQYWAWEWNGGWKMLWKNYDEVNDSELPEKLRIQEHEFFIFQYSCSYFYCQKQLYNVQNSTTHDGVLNALDYLIMYIKFYNMLQYEEIKDINSLPWEQTFERFLSSHPSSKEDCDLFVNIINFLQLYISIAKGKSSWISKMMKNMTKSWADLFQNLEVDNQDVHQSILKLARTCAAIERNEKSDINQKHTWIHFIELVVSTLCFGNQQHFYNLAYLDWLLTCLTYLISQCDWSNHKNLLASLGNTLIEMIISFHGAGTVSFMGLSITRNSIICLNHLLYQMHENFNKNTWISFWYEDSRSLSWLPMLWQNRDPLVRASALQLLSGLLNEMHSASQLSNAIAVAPNELCYMLLQYIIIGEESCIVREQACIAFSNLIKNCNSMSFQHIDSLKTNIILIYTEQVNFYYEMSILYSNIYVLPTLDSDLLNNEQQKDDKVPSVQAATSGCVSLVPRTVSYLYNCHDELLPFSGVDSESMDMDHYLLSVATPSLVTATCTLLNNLILIGQQEVVRHVYEQSLDKYLIRCLKEIPKNIDTKKDLIHYCDMLEMYISICVVLSNCVIHSNEFAAVASFTPDCIYSLFNLLHFDLYSIHMSHLISLYNKLKAEIYNFLSILSLTDDQHFESIQTALELYGPDKALTSICTAIKDTDTELRMNAIACLTFLLTQEIQKETLGKNNISIKTILDSIIYIPINNQSNNLQEVITNINKLSIRSVNLHSKKANRNDEIDDYTVNSDNIKMKSDEQQYTIGGELCKVLLPLFIAHNYTRSKKSRKHIENRDLIVSALANLLCVSMEAKKIALKENLSETALMILKELYVKLNLQPFELYKNQVDREKKINPLFSDINNIFILLMNFMHENLQVKETLTKDGLADVLHKLWAWIALNKNISSCALKLLATFTTKCSAAAQSLTLTTVLPGTGLRKTPNTIAIIHIIIQLICKEIDKAGHLFDNNKLHFAFHVLRNAVHVHECRVSISKSNLLQFFTKIHPITTKRVKPWPLVELYCLEFLIDFTYYEEGQICVPKAVDGLDSLIHLAKCSSSPTKILAISILRNLAFNMANRPRILSSVDVINLLHDVFKNGSLCEIRIAGSMLWSLICNNQKGKLIARTAGFPQSIQEALGRLTLLTTNNVEQEQDVVKILEYLIRLISPIENKSD
- the LOC124955800 gene encoding rotatin isoform X4, which codes for MSSLNTITFAHVKKLGHSIDEIRGRALENIISKLDLGFGCDSDVVKKELIVKLFHWFTFDNIPHPREALDLLYRLIKTLLDPSRISFKQSEYMKRIHNYDNYGSKDFNADTINASNDACAFVSPLDNTLPVDLTVQHSDGTLVSKTVEGGIKWLVMPWQPLVTSDKGVLAAVEEALNNTADTNLILHTCQFITNVMLQDFPAEVFLQRPAIVSVLHALLDTSINIIEPDIKYIIPAVLKALHKLTRCLRFRIYYYYDPCVANKKQKLLAEKLDNNSYHLSEARDSPDGGIPEANYQAYQSAATSDRSQSIMDYVDESVLRLQQMLIPSYCIETLKHVISQLNIPNDSTFPLKNTKYIVDLIHELAQLLLITVMPNIWICNDNMARKISDELKMLLTLLGDSLEYFANYGSIDYHRITYLHLLCITVNLLSNIVPFEVANIILPKSIKNSMSIALMDAPIYLMYPKLHTALQVYIQHLEDSNELAIIKIFDESRIIIKSMQAAICSIKESSRGSHSDILKILYASKLSLPYHKNMCIVKKAIKFLQNINRYSLSKEDHVICRKLILNLLANGDTDIQELAYKECHCLVKSILGIEYNKEKLTWENLIFLLEPNVLTEIICYGLPNENKKIREMSEEMIIYILKGKVQADETGWLKILETIIPVLPLLQCYAYSSTVIGRCITKMLDPDIFNSIHLPYLEVLKGNLRLLYSAECDVREEASCRLIWLLGKEKDSIKKLPRLSSLHGLPLSSLCIFERPSVFKRLEGNYQRSSLLSVLEMLRDSEVDPKMRKSALVQINVMLTDTSLHKLFLNENGLFLILQTFNSALIENDYKNYPDSVIPILAILKLIIASESSVRHELSTNIDIFINIIRSIFLFPNNECVKADGSYILCLLLYNDYIIRMNERQTESNIQLTVSLPHIIVIKMKLPLICKSHWKTSVHRRSEISVLHGSNQTILTFVRQYWAWEWNGGWKMLWKNYDEVNDSELPEKLRIQEHEFFIFQYSCSYFYCQKQLYNVQNSTTHDGVLNALDYLIMYIKFYNMLQYEEIKDINSLPWEQTFERFLSSHPSSKEDCDLFVNIINFLQLYISIAKGKSSWISKMMKNMTKSWADLFQNLEVDNQDVHQSILKLARTCAAIERNEKSDINQKHTWIHFIELVVSTLCFGNQQHFYNLAYLDWLLTCLTYLISQCDWSNHKNLLASLGNTLIEMIISFHGAGTVSFMGLSITRNSIICLNHLLYQMHENFNKNTWISFWYEDSRSLSWLPMLWQNRDPLVRASALQLLSGLLNEMHSASQLSNAIAVAPNELCYMLLQYIIIGEESCIVREQACIAFSNLIKNCNSMSFQHIDSLKTNIILIYTEQVNFYYEMSILYSNIYVLPTLDSDLLNNEQQKDDKVPSVQAATSGCVSLVPRTVSYLYNCHDELLPFSGVDSESMDMDHYLLSVATPSLVTATCTLLNNLILIGQQEVVRHVYEQSLDKYLIRCLKEIPKNIDTKKDLIHYCDMLEMYISICVVLSNCVIHSNEFAAVASFTPDCIYSLFNLLHFDLYSIHMSHLISLYNKLKAEIYNFLSILSLTDDQHFESIQTALELYGPDKALTSICTAIKDTDTELRMNAIACLTFLLTQEIQKETLGKNNISIKTILDSIIYIPINNQSNNLQEVITNINKLSIRSVNLHSKKANRNDEIDDYTVNSDNIKMKSDEQQYTIGGELCKVLLPLFIAHNYTRSKKSRKHIENRDLIVSALANLLCVSMEAKKIALKENLSETALMILKELYVKLNLQPFELYKNQVDREKKINPLFSDINNIFILLMNFMHENLQVKETLTKDGLADVLHKLWAWIALNKNISSCALKLLATFTTKCSAAAQSLTLTTVLPGTGLRKTPNTIAIIHIIIQLICKEIDKAGHLFDNNKLHFAFHVLRNAVHVHECRVSISKSNLLQFFTKIHPITTKRVKPWPLVELYCLEFLIDFTYYEEGQICVPKAVDGLDSLIHLAKCSSSPTKILAISILRNLAFNMANRPRILSSVDVINLLHDVFKNGSLCEIRIAGSMLWSLICNNQKGKLIARTAGFPQSIQEALGRLTLLTTNNVEQEQDVVKILEYLIRLISPIENKSD